From one Streptomyces sp. CA-210063 genomic stretch:
- a CDS encoding thiolase family protein: MTEAVIIGAGLHPFGRFPGKPALDMGADAVRLALADAGVTWPQIQGGYIGSYEVANPDAIVGRLGLTGVPLRGVFNGCATAGTAIALAARAIETGEHDLTIAIGLDKHPRGAFAADPSVAGIPSWYGQTGLFLTTHFFGMKINRYMHDHGISHETLARVASKNFRNAAGNDKAWRRTPLTPEEVLASPVLNYPLRQFMYCGPNEGAAALILCRADQAHKYTGKPVRVRSTALRSRRLGAFEVQSPSFPVGEPVASPTVDASLAAYESAGIGPEDVDVAQLQDTDAGSEIIHMAENGLCKDGEQERLIAEGVTEIGGRLPVNTDGGLLGNGEPIGASGLRQIHEIVLQLRGTAGDRQIPGTPRVGYTHLYGAPGASAVTILST, translated from the coding sequence ATGACCGAGGCCGTCATCATCGGTGCGGGGCTCCACCCCTTCGGGAGGTTCCCCGGGAAGCCCGCGCTGGACATGGGCGCGGACGCGGTCCGGTTGGCGCTCGCCGACGCGGGTGTGACCTGGCCGCAGATCCAGGGCGGTTACATCGGCAGCTATGAAGTCGCCAACCCGGACGCGATCGTCGGGCGCCTGGGACTGACCGGGGTTCCGCTGCGTGGCGTGTTCAACGGCTGTGCCACGGCCGGTACGGCCATCGCGCTGGCCGCCCGCGCCATCGAGACCGGCGAGCACGACCTGACCATCGCCATCGGCCTCGACAAGCACCCGCGCGGCGCGTTCGCCGCCGACCCGTCCGTGGCCGGCATCCCCTCCTGGTACGGACAGACCGGGCTCTTCCTCACCACCCACTTCTTCGGCATGAAGATCAACCGCTATATGCACGACCACGGCATCTCCCACGAGACGCTCGCCCGCGTGGCGTCGAAGAACTTCCGCAACGCGGCCGGGAACGACAAGGCCTGGCGCCGCACCCCGCTCACCCCGGAGGAGGTTCTCGCCTCCCCGGTCCTCAACTACCCCCTGCGCCAGTTCATGTACTGCGGCCCGAACGAGGGCGCCGCGGCGCTGATCCTGTGCCGTGCCGACCAGGCCCACAAGTACACCGGGAAGCCCGTACGGGTCCGTTCCACCGCCCTGCGCAGCCGCAGGCTCGGCGCGTTCGAGGTGCAGAGCCCGTCCTTCCCCGTCGGGGAGCCGGTGGCGAGCCCGACCGTGGACGCCTCCCTGGCGGCCTACGAGAGCGCGGGCATCGGCCCCGAGGACGTCGACGTCGCCCAGCTCCAGGACACGGACGCCGGGTCGGAGATCATCCACATGGCCGAGAACGGCCTCTGCAAGGACGGCGAACAGGAACGCCTCATCGCCGAGGGCGTCACCGAGATCGGCGGCCGGCTCCCGGTCAACACCGACGGCGGACTGCTCGGCAACGGCGAACCGATCGGCGCGTCCGGACTGCGCCAGATCCACGAGATCGTCCTCCAGCTGCGCGGCACGGCGGGCGACCGCCAGATCCCCGGCACACCCCGCGTCGGCTACACCCACCTGTACGGCGCGCCGGGCGCGTCGGCGGTGACGATCCTCTCGACCTGA
- a CDS encoding SDR family oxidoreductase, with product MSEAVVDGRVVVVTGAGNGIGRAHALAFAAHGAKVVVNDLGGARDGAGASAGPAQAVVDEIVAAGGEAVANTDDISTWDGAGRLVGQAVETYGRLDVLVNNAGILRDRMIVSMTERDWDSVVAVHLKGSFATLHHAAAYWRERAKAGHDNDARVINTTSPSGIFGNPGQSNYGSAKAGIASLTVIAAAELARYGVTVNAIAPTALTRLTEDIDMMKRAAEAQDLTPEAISPLVVWLGSAASREVTGRVFGVMGNRITVLEGWVNGPGASAESRWTPQELSSVVPNLVAKAAPNADALGERKGA from the coding sequence ATGTCCGAAGCAGTTGTCGACGGCCGGGTCGTGGTCGTCACGGGCGCCGGCAACGGCATCGGCCGGGCCCACGCCCTGGCGTTCGCCGCGCACGGGGCGAAGGTCGTGGTCAACGACCTGGGCGGTGCGCGCGACGGGGCGGGGGCCTCGGCCGGACCCGCCCAGGCCGTGGTGGACGAGATCGTCGCGGCCGGCGGCGAGGCCGTGGCCAACACGGACGACATCTCCACCTGGGACGGCGCAGGCCGGCTCGTCGGCCAGGCCGTGGAGACCTACGGCCGCCTGGACGTCCTGGTCAACAACGCCGGCATCCTGCGCGACCGGATGATCGTGTCGATGACCGAACGGGACTGGGACAGCGTCGTCGCCGTCCATCTCAAGGGCAGCTTCGCCACCCTCCACCACGCGGCGGCGTACTGGCGTGAGCGCGCCAAGGCCGGTCACGACAACGACGCCCGGGTGATCAACACCACCTCGCCCTCCGGCATCTTCGGCAACCCCGGCCAGTCCAACTACGGCTCGGCCAAGGCCGGTATCGCGAGCCTCACCGTCATCGCCGCCGCCGAACTGGCCCGCTACGGCGTGACGGTGAACGCCATCGCGCCGACCGCGCTCACCCGGCTGACCGAGGACATCGACATGATGAAGCGGGCCGCCGAGGCCCAGGACCTCACCCCCGAGGCCATCTCGCCCCTCGTGGTCTGGCTCGGCTCGGCCGCCTCGCGCGAGGTCACCGGCCGTGTCTTCGGCGTCATGGGCAACCGGATCACCGTCCTGGAGGGCTGGGTCAACGGCCCCGGCGCGAGCGCGGAGTCCCGGTGGACACCGCAGGAGCTGTCCTCGGTCGTTCCCAACCTGGTGGCCAAGGCGGCTCCGAACGCCGACGCGCTGGGCGAGCGGAAGGGCGCGTGA
- a CDS encoding acyl-CoA dehydrogenase family protein, whose translation MDAADFSAVLSEVRRFVRERVVPVETEIDEKDEMPADIREAAKKMGLFGFALPEEYGGLGLSMYEEAQLMFELGYTTPSLRSMFGTNNGIAGHVLMVGGTEEQKAEWLPRIASGEVLASFALTEPEAGSDPSTLTTRAHLDDGGTSRSSAAESGGEWVINGAKRYITNAPLADVFMVFARTDPDAPRTRGISTFLVPAGTPGLTVAPKDHKMGQFGAWTADVYFDDVRVPASALVGGDEGLNRGFGTAMGCIAHGRVHISALMVGMAERLVDESVAYASTRRQSGKLIGSFQLVQGLIADSMTDYYAGRATVLEAARRFDSGEDTKIGPSCTKYFASEMVWRVADRAVQVHGGAGYMRGVAVERFYRDARLFRIYEGTSQVQQVIIAKALLGEAARG comes from the coding sequence ATGGACGCGGCTGACTTCAGCGCGGTGCTGTCCGAGGTCCGGCGCTTCGTCCGCGAACGCGTCGTGCCCGTCGAAACGGAGATCGACGAGAAGGACGAGATGCCCGCGGACATCCGCGAGGCGGCGAAGAAGATGGGGCTGTTCGGCTTCGCGCTGCCCGAGGAGTACGGCGGGCTGGGACTGTCGATGTACGAGGAGGCCCAGCTGATGTTCGAGCTGGGCTATACGACCCCGTCCCTGCGCTCGATGTTCGGCACCAACAACGGCATCGCCGGACACGTCCTGATGGTCGGCGGCACCGAGGAGCAGAAGGCCGAGTGGCTGCCGAGGATCGCCTCGGGCGAGGTGCTGGCGTCGTTCGCGCTCACCGAGCCGGAGGCCGGCTCCGACCCGTCGACGCTGACCACACGCGCCCATCTCGACGATGGGGGCACCTCCCGCTCGAGCGCAGCCGAGAGTGGGGGAGAGTGGGTGATCAACGGCGCCAAGCGGTACATCACCAACGCCCCGCTCGCCGACGTCTTCATGGTCTTCGCCCGCACCGACCCGGACGCCCCGCGCACCCGGGGCATCTCCACCTTCCTGGTCCCGGCCGGCACCCCGGGCCTCACCGTGGCCCCCAAGGACCACAAGATGGGCCAGTTCGGCGCCTGGACCGCGGATGTGTACTTCGACGACGTTCGCGTACCGGCTTCGGCACTGGTCGGCGGCGACGAAGGCCTGAACCGCGGGTTCGGCACCGCGATGGGCTGTATCGCGCACGGGCGGGTGCACATCTCGGCCCTGATGGTCGGCATGGCCGAGCGTCTGGTCGACGAGTCCGTCGCGTACGCGAGCACCCGCCGGCAGTCCGGGAAGCTCATCGGTTCCTTCCAGCTCGTCCAGGGTCTGATCGCCGACTCCATGACCGACTACTACGCCGGCCGTGCCACCGTCCTGGAGGCCGCCCGGCGTTTCGACTCGGGCGAGGACACGAAGATCGGTCCGTCCTGCACGAAGTACTTCGCCAGCGAGATGGTGTGGCGGGTCGCGGACCGCGCGGTGCAGGTGCACGGCGGCGCGGGCTATATGCGCGGCGTCGCCGTCGAGCGCTTCTACCGCGACGCCCGGCTGTTCCGCATCTACGAGGGCACCAGCCAGGTCCAGCAGGTCATCATCGCCAAGGCGTTGCTGGGCGAGGCCGCGCGCGGCTGA
- a CDS encoding DoxX family protein codes for MARGHDTAALVLRATLGPMLFVHGWNKVNGPGGIEGTTGWFQALGLEPAEVHARMAAGTEMAAGAALTLGVANPLPAAAAVGLMTVAARTDHRGKGFFVFKGGWEYAGVVGGAAVALAALGHGRYSLDGLLRPGGGGVGPALLAAGLGTASAAALLAACYRPERKPDDTQTDQ; via the coding sequence GTGGCCAGGGGCCACGACACCGCCGCTCTCGTGCTGCGCGCGACGCTCGGCCCGATGCTCTTCGTGCACGGCTGGAACAAGGTCAACGGGCCGGGCGGGATCGAGGGAACGACGGGCTGGTTCCAGGCGCTGGGCCTCGAACCGGCCGAGGTGCACGCCCGCATGGCCGCCGGCACCGAGATGGCGGCCGGGGCCGCCCTCACCCTCGGCGTGGCGAACCCGCTCCCCGCCGCCGCGGCCGTCGGACTGATGACCGTGGCCGCGCGGACCGACCACCGGGGCAAGGGCTTCTTCGTCTTCAAGGGCGGCTGGGAGTACGCCGGTGTGGTGGGCGGCGCGGCCGTCGCGCTCGCCGCGCTGGGCCACGGCCGGTACTCGCTCGACGGGCTGCTGCGCCCGGGTGGCGGGGGCGTGGGCCCCGCGCTGCTGGCCGCGGGGCTCGGCACGGCGAGCGCCGCTGCCCTGCTGGCGGCCTGCTACCGGCCGGAGCGGAAGCCGGACGACACACAAACCGATCAATAA
- a CDS encoding acyl-CoA dehydrogenase family protein, producing MTADDSELKELRASVREFMEAKSPEEAVRKLMESEPHFDTEVWAQAADQLRLPGLAIPEEYGGDGFGLVELGVVLEEMGRALFCAPFFATVLLAAQALLASGDKEACARHLPGIAAGRTTATLAVAEDNGSWDPALITVRALPDGNGGWRLKGRKCFVIDGTTADLVLVVARTVAGPSLFAVDRSATGLSAEPLETLDATRAMARLTFDSVSATLVGADGAGGRIMARVLDIASVGLAAEQAGGARRCLETSAEYARVRHQFGRPIGSFQAVKHKCADMLVQVELAEASAREAARLATEDAPDFPVAAAVAHACCSRAYMVAAMENIHVHGGIGFTWEHPAHLYFRRAKSSQLLFGGPAVYHERLLDRLGI from the coding sequence ATGACCGCCGACGACAGCGAGCTCAAGGAACTCCGCGCGTCTGTACGGGAGTTCATGGAGGCCAAGTCGCCCGAGGAGGCCGTGCGCAAGCTCATGGAGAGCGAGCCGCACTTCGACACCGAGGTGTGGGCACAGGCGGCGGACCAGCTACGGCTGCCGGGCCTGGCCATCCCCGAGGAGTACGGCGGCGACGGCTTCGGCCTCGTCGAACTCGGCGTGGTCCTGGAGGAGATGGGGCGCGCCCTGTTCTGCGCGCCCTTCTTCGCGACCGTCCTCCTGGCCGCCCAGGCCCTGCTGGCCTCGGGCGACAAGGAAGCCTGCGCCCGTCATCTGCCCGGCATCGCCGCCGGACGCACCACGGCCACCCTCGCCGTCGCCGAGGACAACGGTTCCTGGGACCCCGCGCTGATCACCGTGCGTGCCCTGCCGGACGGGAACGGCGGGTGGCGGCTGAAGGGCCGCAAGTGTTTCGTCATCGACGGCACGACGGCGGACCTGGTCCTTGTCGTCGCCCGCACCGTCGCCGGTCCGTCACTGTTCGCCGTCGACCGGTCGGCGACGGGACTCTCCGCCGAGCCGCTGGAGACCCTCGACGCCACGCGGGCCATGGCCCGGCTGACCTTCGACTCCGTGTCCGCGACCCTCGTCGGCGCGGACGGGGCGGGCGGGCGGATCATGGCCAGGGTGCTGGACATCGCCTCGGTCGGACTCGCCGCCGAGCAGGCGGGCGGAGCGCGCCGGTGCCTGGAGACGAGCGCCGAGTACGCCCGTGTCCGGCACCAGTTCGGCCGGCCGATCGGCTCCTTCCAGGCGGTCAAGCACAAGTGCGCGGACATGCTCGTCCAGGTGGAACTGGCCGAGGCCTCCGCACGGGAGGCGGCCCGGCTGGCCACCGAGGACGCGCCGGACTTCCCCGTCGCCGCCGCCGTGGCCCACGCCTGCTGCTCACGGGCGTACATGGTCGCGGCCATGGAGAACATCCACGTCCACGGCGGCATCGGCTTCACCTGGGAGCACCCGGCCCATCTGTACTTCCGCCGGGCCAAGTCCTCCCAACTGCTCTTCGGCGGACCGGCGGTGTACCACGAGCGCCTGCTGGACCGGCTCGGCATCTGA
- a CDS encoding Zn-ribbon domain-containing OB-fold protein codes for MTLNQKPVAEGLFTWPPDATAPPRLIGSECVACGLISFPAAADCVRCASQESRQRLLSDRGTLWTYTTQNFRPPSPPYDGPDAFEPYAVGYIELPGELLVEARLTEPDPEKLKVGQDMRLTLVPYAVRDDGTEVVTFAFTPMEKEGS; via the coding sequence ATGACGCTCAATCAGAAGCCGGTCGCGGAGGGCCTGTTCACCTGGCCGCCCGACGCCACCGCACCGCCCCGGCTCATCGGCTCCGAGTGCGTGGCCTGCGGCCTGATCAGCTTCCCCGCCGCCGCGGACTGCGTGCGGTGCGCGAGCCAGGAGTCCAGGCAACGGCTGCTGTCGGACCGCGGGACGCTGTGGACGTACACGACCCAGAACTTCCGCCCGCCGTCCCCGCCGTACGACGGGCCCGACGCCTTCGAGCCCTACGCGGTCGGCTACATCGAGCTGCCGGGTGAGCTGCTGGTCGAGGCCCGTCTCACCGAACCCGACCCGGAGAAGCTCAAGGTCGGGCAGGACATGCGGCTGACGCTGGTGCCGTACGCCGTGCGGGACGACGGCACCGAGGTCGTCACGTTCGCGTTCACGCCCATGGAGAAGGAGGGGTCATGA
- a CDS encoding CaiB/BaiF CoA transferase family protein, with amino-acid sequence MRPLEGIAVVELGMWVAAPAAATMLADWGADVVKVEAPTGDPNRYTLRHVGQDIDSAPPFETDNRGKRGIVLDLRSEEGKDVLTRLLERADVFVTNLRPGALERLGLGPDELRIRHPRLVIGTLTGYGWAGAERDRAGYDVSAFWARPGIAAMLNPAGEPPPGIRPGLGDRTAASNLVAGVLAALLRRERTGEGGVVDVSLLRSGTYANGNDLALQNFFGKRGRTRHRTEHESPLYNSYRAADDRWFWLVGLEGNRHWPGVVKALGREDLAQDERFATGKARRGHVRELIAAFDEEFSKRPLAEWAARFDAEGVWWAPVQTLAEVAADPQAEAVGAFVEQPGMGDAPPLRTVATPVSFWGVDDKPRTGAPTLGEHTDDVLDELDRTGR; translated from the coding sequence GTGCGGCCACTGGAGGGCATTGCCGTCGTCGAGCTGGGCATGTGGGTGGCGGCACCGGCCGCGGCCACCATGCTCGCCGACTGGGGCGCGGACGTGGTGAAGGTGGAGGCGCCGACCGGGGATCCCAACCGGTACACCCTGCGGCACGTCGGCCAGGACATCGACAGCGCGCCGCCGTTCGAGACCGACAACCGCGGCAAGCGCGGGATCGTCCTCGACCTGCGCTCTGAGGAGGGCAAGGACGTACTGACGCGGCTCCTCGAGCGCGCCGACGTGTTCGTCACCAACCTCCGTCCCGGCGCCCTGGAGCGGCTGGGCCTGGGACCGGACGAGCTGCGGATCCGCCATCCCCGCCTTGTCATCGGAACGTTGACGGGATACGGCTGGGCCGGCGCCGAGCGCGACCGGGCCGGGTACGACGTGTCCGCCTTCTGGGCCCGGCCCGGCATCGCGGCCATGCTCAACCCGGCCGGGGAGCCGCCGCCCGGCATCCGGCCCGGCCTCGGCGACCGTACGGCCGCGTCCAACCTGGTGGCGGGCGTGCTGGCCGCGCTGCTGCGCCGCGAACGGACGGGCGAGGGCGGGGTGGTGGACGTGTCGCTGCTGCGCTCCGGCACCTACGCCAACGGCAACGACCTCGCCCTGCAGAACTTCTTCGGCAAGCGGGGCCGTACCCGCCATCGCACCGAGCACGAGTCCCCCCTCTACAACTCCTACCGGGCCGCCGACGACCGCTGGTTCTGGCTCGTCGGCCTGGAGGGCAACCGGCACTGGCCCGGTGTGGTGAAGGCGCTCGGCCGGGAGGACCTGGCTCAGGACGAGCGGTTCGCGACCGGCAAGGCCCGGCGCGGGCACGTACGCGAACTGATCGCCGCCTTCGACGAGGAGTTCTCCAAGCGGCCGCTGGCCGAGTGGGCGGCACGCTTCGACGCCGAGGGCGTGTGGTGGGCGCCCGTGCAGACCCTCGCCGAGGTGGCGGCCGATCCGCAGGCCGAGGCGGTGGGGGCGTTCGTCGAGCAGCCCGGCATGGGTGACGCGCCGCCGCTGCGGACCGTGGCGACGCCGGTGAGCTTCTGGGGCGTGGACGACAAGCCGCGCACCGGCGCGCCGACGCTCGGCGAGCACACCGACGACGTACTCGACGAACTCGACCGGACTGGAAGGTAG
- a CDS encoding SDR family NAD(P)-dependent oxidoreductase, with product MGILDDKVAIVTGGGRGLGRAHCLALAEAGATVVVNDLGAGVHGESTGDSPADDVVAEITKLGGRAVADHSSVTDWAATESMVADTVAEFGRLDIVVNNAGIVRDRMLFSMTEAEFDSVIAVHLKGTFALTRHACAYWREASKRGERVAGRVINTTSGTGLFGNQGQSNYGAAKAGIAGLTVLTALEMRKYGVTANAVSPIAATRMTDGLDVGASLRATDGFDPRDPANASGVVVYLASDSAAWLTGQVLRIEGNRLNRLQGWTVAGVHPSESGKALTYDELVDAVPQLYGVVPAGRATGVGQ from the coding sequence ATGGGCATCCTCGACGACAAGGTCGCCATCGTGACCGGCGGCGGCAGAGGGCTGGGCCGGGCGCACTGTCTGGCACTCGCCGAGGCCGGCGCGACCGTGGTCGTGAACGACCTCGGCGCGGGCGTGCACGGCGAGAGCACGGGCGACTCCCCCGCCGACGACGTGGTCGCCGAGATCACCAAGCTGGGCGGCCGGGCGGTCGCCGACCACAGCTCGGTGACGGACTGGGCGGCGACCGAGAGCATGGTCGCGGACACCGTCGCGGAGTTCGGACGCCTCGACATCGTCGTGAACAACGCCGGCATCGTGCGCGACCGGATGCTGTTCTCGATGACGGAGGCCGAGTTCGACTCGGTGATCGCGGTCCATCTGAAGGGCACCTTCGCGCTCACCCGGCACGCGTGCGCGTACTGGCGCGAGGCGTCGAAGCGGGGCGAGCGTGTGGCCGGCCGGGTGATCAACACGACGTCCGGGACCGGTCTGTTCGGCAACCAGGGGCAGTCCAACTACGGCGCCGCGAAGGCCGGGATAGCCGGGCTCACCGTGCTCACCGCCCTGGAGATGCGCAAGTACGGCGTCACCGCGAACGCCGTCTCACCGATCGCGGCCACCCGGATGACGGACGGGCTGGACGTCGGCGCGTCCCTCCGGGCCACCGACGGCTTCGACCCGCGCGATCCCGCCAACGCCTCCGGCGTCGTCGTCTACCTGGCCTCCGACAGCGCGGCATGGCTGACCGGCCAGGTCCTGCGCATCGAGGGCAACCGGCTGAACCGGCTCCAGGGCTGGACCGTCGCCGGCGTCCACCCGAGCGAGTCCGGCAAGGCCCTTACCTACGACGAACTCGTGGACGCGGTACCGCAGTTGTACGGTGTCGTGCCGGCCGGACGGGCCACGGGGGTCGGCCAGTGA
- a CDS encoding acyl-CoA dehydrogenase family protein, whose translation MEPDDMQDFAAEARRFLDAHAAKAPDRTAVTWGEGDDSMAYFSSLPPEEEAEQVRRAREWQRIRHGHGFGWITGPPEYGGRGLTAVHDLLYDAVESEYDVPDTGVLGVVGLGMIGPTILAHAQPHIKDRWLPAMYRGDAIACQLFSEPGAGSDLASVATRAVREGEDWVLNGQKVWTSVAHHSEIGLALTRTNPGAPKHRGITAFLVPMDAPGVEVRPLRQMTGGADFNEVFLTDVRVPDDHRLGEVDGGWTVALTTLMNERNTVGSEGAGPVAAALSPDHLSALMRATWTWDDRALRGRLAELLVDAMATGYLNDRARRTLRAGIAPGPERSVAKLMYGQNLTRAAHFVSECLGPRIIADTGRWGTYAWSELLLATPALRILGGTEEIMKNILAERVLGLPKEPVTTMAKEVRS comes from the coding sequence ATGGAACCCGACGACATGCAGGACTTCGCCGCCGAGGCCCGCCGTTTCCTCGACGCCCACGCGGCGAAGGCCCCCGACCGCACCGCCGTCACCTGGGGCGAGGGCGACGACTCGATGGCGTACTTCAGCAGCCTCCCGCCCGAGGAGGAGGCGGAGCAGGTGCGGCGGGCCCGCGAGTGGCAGCGGATCCGCCACGGACACGGCTTCGGCTGGATCACCGGCCCGCCCGAGTACGGCGGCCGGGGCCTGACCGCCGTCCACGACCTGCTCTACGACGCCGTCGAGTCCGAGTACGACGTCCCCGACACCGGCGTGCTCGGTGTCGTCGGCCTCGGCATGATCGGACCGACGATCCTCGCCCACGCCCAGCCGCACATCAAGGACCGCTGGCTGCCCGCGATGTACCGCGGGGACGCCATCGCCTGCCAGCTGTTCAGCGAGCCCGGCGCCGGATCCGACCTGGCGAGCGTGGCGACCCGGGCCGTCCGGGAGGGCGAGGACTGGGTGCTGAACGGGCAGAAGGTGTGGACGTCGGTCGCCCACCACAGCGAGATCGGCCTCGCGCTGACCCGTACGAACCCAGGCGCGCCCAAGCATCGTGGCATCACGGCCTTCCTGGTCCCCATGGACGCCCCCGGCGTCGAGGTCAGGCCGCTGCGCCAGATGACCGGTGGCGCGGACTTCAACGAGGTCTTCCTCACCGACGTACGCGTCCCCGACGACCACCGCCTCGGCGAGGTCGACGGCGGCTGGACGGTCGCCCTGACCACCCTGATGAACGAGCGCAACACGGTCGGCAGCGAGGGCGCGGGACCGGTGGCCGCCGCCCTGTCCCCGGACCACCTCTCGGCGCTCATGCGCGCCACCTGGACCTGGGACGACCGAGCCCTGCGGGGCCGCCTCGCCGAACTCCTCGTGGACGCGATGGCCACCGGCTACCTCAACGACCGCGCCCGACGAACCCTGCGGGCGGGGATCGCCCCCGGCCCCGAGAGGTCCGTCGCCAAGCTGATGTACGGTCAGAACCTCACCCGTGCCGCCCACTTCGTGTCCGAGTGCCTCGGCCCGCGCATCATCGCCGACACCGGCAGGTGGGGTACGTACGCCTGGTCCGAACTCCTCCTGGCCACACCGGCGTTGCGCATCCTCGGCGGCACCGAGGAGATCATGAAGAACATCCTCGCGGAACGCGTCCTCGGCCTGCCCAAGGAGCCGGTGACCACCATGGCCAAGGAGGTGCGGTCATGA
- a CDS encoding SDR family NAD(P)-dependent oxidoreductase, whose product MSVRDRVALVTGAGRGIGEAIADALAAAGASVAVCDVDAEAAGKVAAGLAERYGVRSTGVGADISDSTAVRAAVERVRAELGPVDVLVNNAAVDVIGRFVDSDEETWDRIIAVNLRGTITVTRAVLDSMIERGGGRIVHIASDAGRVGSSGEVVYSATKGGVIAFGKALAREVARHNITVNSVCPGPTETALLGQVAEYSQKMYDATVRAIPLRRVAQPAEIAGVVAFLASDDAAYVTGQTLSVSGGLTMV is encoded by the coding sequence GTGAGCGTACGGGACAGGGTGGCACTCGTCACCGGAGCGGGCCGCGGCATCGGTGAGGCGATCGCCGACGCGCTGGCCGCCGCCGGTGCCTCGGTCGCCGTCTGCGACGTGGACGCGGAGGCCGCCGGGAAGGTGGCGGCCGGCCTCGCCGAGCGGTACGGGGTCCGCTCCACGGGAGTCGGCGCGGACATCTCCGACAGCACGGCCGTACGCGCCGCCGTGGAACGCGTGCGCGCCGAACTCGGCCCGGTGGACGTCCTGGTCAACAACGCGGCCGTCGACGTCATCGGCCGGTTCGTCGACAGCGACGAGGAGACCTGGGACCGGATCATCGCCGTCAATCTGCGCGGCACCATCACGGTGACCAGGGCCGTGCTCGACTCCATGATCGAGCGCGGCGGCGGCCGGATCGTCCACATCGCCTCGGACGCCGGCCGGGTCGGCTCGTCCGGCGAGGTCGTGTACTCCGCGACGAAGGGCGGCGTCATCGCCTTCGGCAAGGCCCTGGCCCGCGAGGTCGCCCGGCACAACATCACCGTGAACAGCGTCTGCCCCGGGCCGACCGAGACCGCGCTGCTCGGGCAGGTCGCCGAGTACAGCCAGAAGATGTACGACGCGACCGTGCGGGCGATCCCGCTGCGCCGCGTCGCCCAGCCCGCCGAGATCGCCGGTGTGGTGGCCTTCCTCGCGTCCGACGACGCCGCCTATGTGACCGGGCAGACGCTGTCGGTCAGCGGCGGCCTCACGATGGTCTGA
- a CDS encoding enoyl-CoA hydratase/isomerase family protein, protein MSSVLRVELRDRIAVLTLDRPRQLNAVGSDTVEQLTRALDDVRDNDDVRALVVAGAGRAFSAGADLGEIESFTAPGQFRAFVGRLTEAYALLEEFPKPSVAAVHGFAFGGGLELALACDLRVAERGARLGLPEMKLGVLPGAGGTQRLPRLLPPAIAKQMILTGEPIDAERAHALGLVNELAAPGEVLSAAEALAATLAAGAPLALAAGKRLIGHGLGMDLEAAIAYERETVSVLFSTEDRAEGLKAFRERRPGDFRGV, encoded by the coding sequence ATGAGCAGTGTGCTGCGGGTCGAACTCCGCGACAGAATCGCCGTGTTGACGCTGGACCGGCCCAGGCAGCTCAATGCCGTCGGCTCCGACACCGTGGAGCAGCTGACGCGGGCCCTCGACGACGTCCGCGACAACGACGACGTACGCGCCCTGGTCGTCGCCGGAGCCGGCCGGGCCTTCTCGGCCGGGGCGGACCTCGGTGAGATCGAGTCGTTCACGGCGCCGGGGCAGTTCCGTGCCTTCGTAGGGCGTCTGACCGAGGCGTACGCGCTCCTTGAGGAGTTCCCCAAGCCGTCCGTCGCGGCCGTCCACGGCTTCGCCTTCGGGGGCGGTCTGGAGCTGGCGCTCGCCTGCGACCTACGGGTGGCGGAGCGGGGCGCCCGGCTCGGTCTGCCCGAGATGAAGCTGGGCGTCCTGCCGGGCGCCGGCGGCACCCAGCGGCTGCCGCGCCTCCTGCCGCCCGCGATCGCCAAGCAGATGATCCTCACCGGCGAACCGATCGACGCGGAGCGGGCCCACGCGCTGGGACTGGTCAATGAACTGGCCGCGCCCGGTGAGGTGTTGAGCGCCGCCGAGGCGCTGGCCGCCACGCTGGCGGCCGGGGCTCCGCTGGCCCTCGCCGCGGGCAAGCGGCTGATCGGCCACGGGCTCGGCATGGATCTGGAGGCGGCGATCGCGTACGAGCGCGAGACCGTCTCGGTGCTGTTCTCGACCGAGGACCGGGCCGAGGGTCTGAAGGCCTTCCGGGAGCGCCGCCCCGGCGACTTCCGCGGCGTGTAG